In Cyanobacteria bacterium FACHB-DQ100, one DNA window encodes the following:
- a CDS encoding pentapeptide repeat-containing protein, translating to MDKQELLERYAAGERDFSVADLREASLEGIDLHESILHGAILDGANLRGANLSRTDLSGAALNYADLSGADLTGADLRDAMLNHANLEGANLEAAILEEADLIAASLIKADLEDADLSDADLSEANLQSADLSRAELDSVNFQAANLSNAELDHTDLTDANFANADLTDALLEGANLQGTQLEEQQT from the coding sequence ATGGATAAGCAAGAACTACTAGAGCGTTATGCCGCAGGAGAAAGAGATTTCAGCGTGGCAGATTTGCGAGAAGCATCACTAGAAGGCATTGATCTGCATGAAAGCATACTGCATGGTGCCATCTTGGATGGAGCAAACTTGCGTGGAGCAAACCTAAGCCGAACAGATCTCAGCGGAGCTGCACTGAACTATGCAGACTTAAGTGGAGCGGATTTAACAGGTGCAGATCTACGCGATGCCATGCTCAATCACGCGAATTTAGAAGGCGCAAATCTAGAAGCCGCTATCTTAGAAGAAGCAGATCTGATTGCAGCAAGTTTGATCAAAGCAGATCTAGAAGATGCGGATTTAAGTGATGCAGATTTGAGTGAAGCGAATTTACAATCAGCAGACTTAAGCCGCGCTGAATTGGATTCTGTCAACTTTCAGGCCGCAAATCTGAGCAATGCAGAACTCGATCACACTGATCTGACAGATGCAAATTTTGCCAATGCTGACTTAACAGATGCTCTGTTGGAAGGAGCTAACTTGCAAGGAACACAGCTTGAAGAACAACAGACATAA
- a CDS encoding spore photoproduct lyase family protein: MPSYQKVSSIKRISQPTTVHNFHVPKYESFVANDVVTHNCYVARRKGFANPITTFVNIDRIQQYLKRHSIKQGMKLEPNQVDPQYWVYEIGENSDCSVDAAVCDNVKDLIALFRTLPNAKATFATKRVNRELLNYDPQGKTRIRFSLMPQAKAQIVDIRTSPIADRIATINDFVDAGYEVHVNFAPVIYDDHWLEDYSELFEQLDNVLSDRAKAQLQAEIIFLTHNDKLHEVNLGWHPQGEALLWRPDIQETKYSQTGGKNVRYRRGFKGTLIEGLTELLSDRLPYCKIRYAF; this comes from the coding sequence ATGCCGAGTTATCAGAAAGTTTCAAGCATTAAGCGCATCAGCCAGCCTACGACTGTCCATAATTTTCATGTTCCCAAATATGAGTCCTTTGTTGCAAACGACGTTGTGACACATAATTGCTATGTGGCTCGGCGCAAGGGCTTTGCGAATCCGATTACAACCTTTGTGAACATCGATCGCATTCAGCAATATCTCAAACGCCACAGTATCAAGCAAGGCATGAAGCTAGAGCCGAATCAGGTTGATCCACAGTATTGGGTGTATGAGATTGGTGAGAATAGCGACTGTTCGGTCGATGCTGCCGTTTGCGATAATGTTAAGGATTTGATTGCATTGTTCCGCACGCTGCCGAATGCTAAGGCAACCTTTGCCACGAAGCGAGTGAATCGTGAATTATTGAATTACGACCCGCAAGGCAAGACCCGGATTCGCTTTAGTTTGATGCCACAGGCGAAAGCACAGATTGTAGATATTCGCACATCCCCGATCGCTGATCGCATTGCTACCATCAATGACTTTGTGGATGCAGGCTATGAGGTGCATGTGAACTTTGCTCCTGTGATTTACGACGATCATTGGCTTGAAGACTATTCTGAGCTATTTGAGCAATTAGATAATGTGCTGAGCGATCGAGCCAAAGCACAGCTTCAAGCTGAGATTATCTTCCTCACGCACAATGACAAGCTGCACGAAGTGAATCTCGGTTGGCATCCGCAGGGAGAAGCACTTCTATGGCGACCAGACATTCAGGAGACTAAATATTCTCAGACAGGCGGTAAGAATGTGCGGTATCGACGCGGCTTCAAAGGAACATTGATCGAAGGTTTGACCGAGTTATTGAGCGATCGTCTGCCTTACTGCAAGATTCGCTACGCTTTCTAG
- a CDS encoding Hint domain-containing protein, with the protein MTSSLQHSTASSDDITRLLNIQQIYFEPAVLDYPRAHEIFAQYPDADRTEVESHWQIPDLHGNEDSVGEWNRIKRSVLVLGVKKSLSARPNCRSSDFVAPSHANGCAMACAYCVASGTLISTPQGQVPVEQIQDGDVVFAYDSSSGQLVEAAVSGTAQRDVDEVLEIQVGQQVLRVTAEHPIMTRRGWVKAGDLTEDDEVLCDDAHTA; encoded by the coding sequence TTGACTTCATCACTTCAGCATTCCACCGCATCAAGCGACGATATTACTCGGCTTCTCAACATTCAACAGATTTATTTTGAACCTGCGGTTCTCGACTATCCCCGCGCTCACGAGATCTTTGCACAGTATCCCGATGCCGATCGCACAGAAGTTGAGTCTCACTGGCAAATTCCAGACCTTCACGGGAATGAAGATTCTGTAGGAGAGTGGAATCGGATTAAGCGATCGGTCTTAGTTCTCGGTGTGAAGAAGTCGCTTTCTGCTCGTCCGAATTGTCGTAGCTCTGATTTTGTCGCACCTTCTCACGCCAATGGTTGCGCGATGGCTTGCGCGTATTGTGTTGCTTCTGGCACCCTGATCTCTACTCCTCAAGGTCAAGTACCTGTCGAGCAAATTCAGGATGGAGATGTCGTATTTGCTTACGATAGTTCTTCGGGACAGCTTGTAGAAGCCGCCGTTTCTGGAACAGCTCAACGGGACGTTGACGAAGTGCTTGAAATTCAGGTTGGTCAGCAAGTGCTTCGTGTAACGGCTGAACATCCGATAATGACTCGTAGAGGATGGGTAAAAGCTGGAGATCTAACTGAAGACGATGAAGTTCTGTGTGATGATGCCCACACAGCGTAA
- a CDS encoding nitroreductase family protein yields MAVSSDPLVDKVVPTEYPIESILKNRWSPLAFSDRPVEPEKLASVLEAARWAASSFNEQPWSFIVAAKDNPEEFDRLLGCLAEGNQEWAKSAPILMISVAKLNFEKNGNENRHAFHDVGAAEANLAAQATALGLHVHQMAGFDVAKAKELYGIPQGYEPVDAIALGYLGDPHQLSERLQQRLSAPRSRKPIQDFVFTGRWQQSSNLI; encoded by the coding sequence ATGGCAGTTAGTTCTGATCCATTAGTCGATAAGGTTGTCCCTACCGAGTACCCGATCGAATCCATTCTCAAAAATCGCTGGAGTCCGCTTGCTTTTTCCGATCGTCCTGTTGAACCGGAAAAGCTTGCTAGTGTTCTCGAAGCGGCGCGATGGGCAGCCTCTTCCTTCAATGAGCAACCCTGGAGTTTTATTGTTGCAGCGAAAGACAACCCAGAGGAGTTCGATCGATTGCTTGGCTGTTTAGCAGAAGGAAATCAGGAATGGGCAAAGAGCGCTCCGATACTGATGATTTCAGTGGCTAAGCTCAATTTTGAAAAGAATGGCAATGAAAATCGTCATGCCTTTCATGATGTGGGAGCAGCAGAAGCAAATCTAGCCGCTCAAGCGACCGCGTTAGGTCTTCATGTTCACCAAATGGCGGGCTTTGATGTTGCCAAAGCAAAAGAACTGTATGGCATTCCTCAAGGATATGAACCTGTTGATGCGATCGCGCTAGGGTATCTCGGTGATCCTCATCAGTTATCGGAGCGATTGCAGCAAAGACTATCGGCTCCACGATCGCGCAAACCGATTCAGGATTTTGTCTTTACCGGACGCTGGCAGCAATCCTCAAACTTGATTTAA
- a CDS encoding TrkA family potassium uptake protein, protein MYVLIGGAGLIGLNLAQRLIALGHTVAVIDVNPAACRYAREQLGVMAFEGSAVSTEVLIEAGIRKADAIAAVLRDDALNLAMVTLAKHYGVPMIMVRMRHKDFAEPYRFAGATHVINAIELAVSTMVNLIEYPEVESMMHFEQGQIEVFKLSISPNCNVVGRSVAEVAQDPRFPRGSLIIGYQPHSQMDLEIPNGSTILAPDSTVLMVTKPGFMHEVIDFIQKCS, encoded by the coding sequence ATGTACGTTTTAATTGGAGGCGCGGGTCTGATCGGTCTAAATCTGGCTCAGCGTCTCATTGCTCTGGGGCATACGGTTGCAGTGATTGATGTGAATCCTGCGGCTTGTCGGTATGCGCGGGAACAGTTAGGGGTGATGGCATTCGAGGGCAGTGCGGTAAGTACCGAAGTGCTGATCGAAGCTGGAATTCGTAAGGCGGATGCGATCGCGGCGGTGCTGCGGGATGATGCTTTGAATTTAGCAATGGTGACGCTGGCAAAGCATTATGGTGTGCCGATGATTATGGTCAGAATGCGGCACAAGGATTTTGCTGAGCCGTATCGATTTGCCGGGGCAACTCATGTGATCAATGCGATCGAGCTTGCGGTTTCGACAATGGTGAATTTGATCGAGTACCCGGAAGTGGAATCGATGATGCACTTTGAGCAGGGTCAGATTGAAGTGTTTAAGCTGTCGATTTCGCCGAATTGCAACGTAGTCGGTCGCAGTGTGGCAGAGGTGGCGCAAGATCCTCGATTTCCGCGTGGCTCTTTGATTATTGGCTATCAACCTCACTCCCAAATGGATCTGGAGATTCCCAACGGCAGCACGATTTTAGCACCAGATTCTACGGTGCTGATGGTGACCAAACCGGGATTTATGCACGAAGTGATTGATTTTATTCAGAAGTGCAGTTAG
- a CDS encoding glycogen debranching protein: MAIWVNEQVDPSGLMYACIACCNESQAQECHESFEANLTDKQKAEGWVARMRLVKSWDEVPVNSLKLD, encoded by the coding sequence ATGGCAATTTGGGTAAACGAACAAGTTGATCCATCGGGGCTGATGTATGCGTGTATCGCCTGCTGCAATGAATCTCAAGCGCAAGAATGCCACGAATCCTTTGAAGCAAATCTAACCGACAAACAAAAAGCAGAAGGTTGGGTTGCCCGGATGCGTCTCGTTAAATCTTGGGACGAAGTTCCGGTTAATTCGCTCAAGCTTGACTAA
- a CDS encoding GNAT family N-acetyltransferase, producing the protein MFEIRPATPADVPEIFALIQALAEYEKLSHQVTGSIDHLHNHLFGEKPYVEALVAIVENKAIGFALFLHNYSTFLTKPGIYLEDLFVRPDYRGWGIGKALLTELAGIAVSRGCGRLEWSVLDWNESAIGFYKRMGATVLPDWRICRVTGEALTHMATSSS; encoded by the coding sequence ATGTTTGAAATTCGTCCTGCGACTCCTGCTGATGTGCCTGAGATTTTCGCCTTGATTCAGGCACTCGCGGAATATGAAAAATTGTCCCATCAAGTTACGGGATCGATCGATCATCTCCACAATCACCTTTTTGGCGAAAAGCCTTACGTAGAGGCACTTGTCGCCATTGTTGAAAATAAAGCGATCGGCTTTGCACTATTTCTACACAACTATTCAACTTTTTTGACAAAGCCGGGAATATACCTAGAAGACCTCTTTGTTCGACCCGACTATCGAGGATGGGGGATCGGTAAAGCACTGCTAACAGAATTGGCTGGGATCGCAGTATCTCGCGGCTGTGGGCGTTTAGAGTGGAGCGTCTTGGACTGGAACGAAAGCGCGATCGGATTTTACAAACGCATGGGGGCAACGGTGCTTCCAGACTGGCGAATCTGTCGAGTGACGGGAGAAGCACTAACGCACATGGCAACAAGCTCCTCGTAA
- a CDS encoding RpoD/SigA family RNA polymerase sigma factor, which yields MDVAELDSVDSLQLEADFADSTPIEIEPDLLELTSVAADLEDSTDSGESEIDQMASARSSGYNKTVADDAVGAFFKEMARYPLLKADEEVELARRVQYLVEVDEVQRKLYSELGHMPTKAELAERMGLTERQLEHRLHRSRVAKRKMIRSNLRLVVSIAKRYLNRGVPFLDLIQEGALGLNRATEKFDPDKGYKFSTYAYWWIRQGITRTIANDARTIRLPIHIVEKLNKLKKAHRELKRELGRNPTEAEMAQSLELTVEQLQHLQQVRRQSLSLNHRVGKGEDTELMDLLEDGDTQSPESQMSETMLRQEIWDVLGNVLTEREKDIISLRYGLTTSKPCTLEEVGGMFNLSRERVRQIQSKAMRKLRRPQIAERLKGWLG from the coding sequence ATGGACGTTGCTGAGTTAGATTCAGTGGACTCTTTGCAATTAGAAGCCGATTTCGCAGACAGCACTCCGATCGAAATTGAACCTGATTTACTCGAACTGACTTCGGTTGCCGCTGATTTAGAAGACTCAACCGATTCCGGTGAATCTGAAATTGATCAGATGGCATCGGCTCGATCGTCTGGATATAACAAAACCGTTGCGGATGATGCGGTTGGCGCATTCTTTAAAGAAATGGCGCGTTACCCGCTCCTTAAAGCCGATGAAGAAGTCGAATTAGCTCGGCGAGTACAGTATCTTGTAGAAGTGGATGAGGTACAACGTAAGCTTTATAGCGAATTAGGTCATATGCCCACCAAAGCCGAGTTGGCAGAACGTATGGGCTTGACCGAAAGGCAATTAGAACATCGATTACACCGCAGTCGTGTGGCAAAGCGGAAGATGATTCGATCGAATCTCCGCTTAGTCGTCTCGATTGCGAAACGATATCTCAATCGCGGTGTTCCATTCTTAGATTTAATTCAAGAAGGGGCTTTAGGATTAAATCGGGCAACCGAAAAGTTTGATCCCGACAAAGGCTATAAGTTTTCAACCTATGCGTACTGGTGGATTCGGCAGGGGATCACGCGAACGATCGCGAATGATGCTCGCACCATTCGCTTACCCATTCATATTGTTGAGAAGCTCAACAAACTGAAAAAAGCGCATCGCGAACTCAAACGCGAACTCGGACGCAATCCAACTGAAGCAGAAATGGCTCAATCGCTCGAATTAACCGTAGAGCAATTACAGCATCTCCAACAGGTTCGCCGTCAATCGCTTTCGTTAAATCACCGAGTCGGTAAAGGTGAAGATACAGAATTGATGGATTTGCTCGAAGATGGAGATACACAATCGCCAGAGTCCCAAATGAGCGAAACCATGTTGCGTCAAGAGATTTGGGATGTATTGGGCAATGTCCTGACCGAGCGTGAGAAAGACATTATCTCATTGCGCTATGGTCTGACCACCAGCAAGCCTTGTACGCTTGAAGAAGTGGGCGGAATGTTCAACCTATCGCGAGAACGGGTGCGCCAAATTCAAAGTAAAGCGATGCGGAAGTTGAGAAGACCGCAAATTGCAGAGCGGTTAAAGGGCTGGTTAGGCTAG
- the priA gene encoding primosomal protein N', which yields MSELQSVAESRAEYLTAPMWVEVLVDCPGAQGVFTYSVPSGLRVQPGDILSVPFGAQQVGGIAVRVLNDLPKLEQIRSVDSIVSAGFFPASYWALLDRVARYYQTSLMQVVRVALPPGLLARSQRRIRLINPETNEVFLNPAAQQILKLLKASKTKGYSWQFIQRQVKGAHRGLQDLLKLNYVESYLEPPATIRPQLRQAVILVSMQAELRERQREILEVLKRNGGEMWLTDLLQHCRTTSATVKRLQEQGCVILQGREVLRSEHSPQVNHDAAKSLTPDQAQALERIQAVTGFEQILLHGVTGSGKTEVYLQAIAPILERGQSALVLVPEIGLTPQLTDRFRARFGDQVCVYHSALSDGERFDTWRQMLTGSPQVAIGTRSAIFAPLPNLGLIVLDEEHDSSFKQDQPAPCYHARSVAQWRAELEDCPLILGSATPSLESWLTAQSSTYLSLPKRILDRPLPQIDVIDMRRELHDRNSSILSRSLQFKLKKLKENNQKGLLFIHRRGHSTFVSCRSCGYVMDCPNCDVSLSYHHVHENAQPLLRCHYCNHTQSQPERCPACGSSYFKNFGSGTQRVVQELAKLFPDLKTIRFDSDTTRAKGAHRALLSQFAHGDADLLVGTQMLTKGIDLPQVTLVGIISADGLLNLADFRASERAFQTLVQVAGRAGRGTEPGRVILQTYAPENPVIQAVKRQQYEPFVASELEQRSLLNYPPYGRLVLLRFSGLNASTVQSTAETIADLLLKSDEDYQVLGPAPATIVRIAQRYRWQILLKLTDDRIPDVMELRSHCPSTVSLTIDVDPMNLM from the coding sequence ATGTCTGAGTTGCAATCTGTGGCGGAATCGAGGGCAGAGTATTTGACTGCGCCAATGTGGGTTGAGGTATTAGTGGATTGTCCGGGGGCGCAGGGAGTGTTCACCTATTCTGTGCCGTCTGGATTGCGGGTGCAGCCTGGGGACATTCTCAGTGTTCCGTTTGGGGCACAGCAAGTAGGGGGAATTGCAGTTCGGGTACTGAATGATCTGCCGAAGTTAGAGCAGATTCGATCGGTTGATTCGATTGTGAGTGCAGGCTTTTTCCCAGCATCGTATTGGGCATTGCTCGATCGCGTGGCACGTTATTATCAGACTTCGCTGATGCAGGTGGTGCGAGTGGCTTTACCGCCGGGATTGTTGGCGCGATCGCAAAGACGCATTCGATTGATTAATCCCGAAACGAATGAAGTCTTTCTCAATCCTGCCGCGCAACAAATTCTCAAGCTGCTAAAAGCGAGTAAAACTAAAGGCTATTCCTGGCAATTCATTCAGCGACAGGTCAAAGGGGCGCATCGGGGACTTCAGGACTTACTGAAGCTCAATTATGTCGAAAGCTATCTAGAGCCGCCTGCAACGATTCGACCGCAACTGCGACAAGCTGTGATCCTGGTTTCGATGCAGGCAGAGTTGCGAGAACGTCAGCGCGAGATTTTAGAAGTTCTGAAGCGCAACGGAGGTGAGATGTGGTTGACTGACTTGCTGCAGCATTGCCGCACGACTTCTGCGACGGTGAAGCGGCTGCAAGAGCAAGGCTGTGTGATTCTTCAAGGTCGGGAAGTTCTGCGGAGTGAACACAGTCCACAAGTTAATCATGATGCTGCTAAATCACTCACCCCGGATCAAGCTCAAGCACTAGAGCGAATTCAAGCGGTAACGGGATTTGAACAGATCTTGCTGCATGGTGTGACCGGATCAGGAAAGACTGAAGTTTACTTGCAAGCGATCGCCCCGATTCTAGAGCGCGGTCAATCTGCCTTAGTGTTAGTGCCTGAGATTGGATTAACGCCACAGTTAACCGATCGCTTTCGGGCGAGATTTGGCGATCAAGTTTGTGTGTATCACAGTGCGCTCTCTGATGGCGAACGGTTCGATACTTGGAGACAGATGCTCACAGGTTCGCCACAAGTTGCGATCGGGACACGATCAGCAATTTTCGCGCCGCTCCCCAATTTAGGATTAATTGTGCTGGATGAGGAGCATGATTCAAGCTTTAAGCAGGATCAGCCTGCTCCTTGTTATCATGCGCGATCTGTGGCGCAATGGCGTGCTGAACTAGAAGATTGTCCCTTGATTCTCGGATCTGCAACGCCTTCGCTAGAGTCTTGGTTAACGGCGCAATCTTCAACTTATCTATCGTTACCGAAGCGCATCTTAGATCGACCTTTACCGCAGATTGACGTGATTGATATGCGGCGGGAACTGCACGATCGCAATAGCTCAATTTTGAGCCGATCGTTGCAATTTAAACTGAAGAAACTCAAAGAAAACAATCAAAAAGGACTGTTATTCATTCATCGTCGCGGACACAGTACCTTTGTGTCTTGTCGCAGTTGTGGCTATGTGATGGACTGTCCGAACTGTGATGTTTCGCTCTCCTATCATCATGTTCACGAAAATGCTCAACCGCTTTTAAGATGCCACTACTGTAATCACACTCAGAGTCAACCAGAGCGCTGTCCCGCTTGTGGTTCATCGTATTTCAAAAACTTTGGAAGCGGCACTCAACGAGTGGTTCAAGAACTCGCTAAGCTATTTCCTGACTTAAAAACAATTCGATTCGACAGTGATACGACTCGTGCTAAAGGAGCGCATCGAGCATTGTTAAGCCAATTTGCTCACGGTGACGCAGATTTATTAGTGGGAACACAAATGCTTACCAAGGGGATTGATCTCCCTCAAGTCACCCTGGTCGGAATCATCTCAGCCGATGGTTTACTCAACTTGGCAGACTTTCGAGCGAGTGAAAGAGCCTTTCAAACCTTGGTACAGGTGGCAGGACGCGCCGGACGAGGCACTGAACCGGGACGAGTGATTCTACAAACCTATGCTCCCGAAAATCCGGTGATCCAAGCGGTCAAACGCCAGCAGTATGAACCTTTTGTCGCCAGCGAACTCGAACAACGATCGCTGCTCAACTATCCCCCTTACGGACGCTTGGTGTTGCTGCGATTTAGCGGTCTCAATGCCAGCACCGTTCAGTCCACTGCAGAAACGATCGCTGACCTCTTACTTAAATCCGACGAAGATTATCAAGTTTTAGGCCCTGCACCCGCAACCATTGTCAGAATCGCTCAGCGCTACCGATGGCAAATCTTACTCAAGCTGACTGACGATCGCATTCCTGATGTGATGGAACTGCGATCGCACTGTCCCTCGACGGTGAGTTTAACGATCGATGTCGATCCAATGAACCTAATGTAA
- the queA gene encoding tRNA preQ1(34) S-adenosylmethionine ribosyltransferase-isomerase QueA, with translation MTVEADQLLSAYDYHLPEERIAQNPATPRDSARLLVIESQTQHCHRIFRELDEILRPGDLLVLNNTQVIPARLHGHKTTGTEVEILLLEEHQQNQWLALVKPGRRLKPGNQIVFKPHGETEVELTASILASDPETRGRILQFQASDGRSLLEVIDQFGEVPLPPYIHETEAEPNRYQTVYADRRGAVAAPTAGLHFTPELLERLEQKGIEKTFITLHVGVGTFRPVEVEDITQHQMHGEWIEVSPKAVEKIRETQARGGRVFAVGTTVVRSLEGASQSGQIEPYCGKTNLFIYPGYEWRTVNGLITNFHLPKSSLLMLVSALIGRERLLKLYQDAIENEYRFYSFGDAMLILPEARLH, from the coding sequence ATGACCGTGGAAGCTGACCAACTCCTTTCGGCTTATGACTATCATTTACCTGAAGAGCGTATTGCTCAGAATCCCGCCACTCCAAGGGATAGTGCGCGGCTGCTCGTGATTGAAAGTCAAACTCAGCACTGTCATCGGATTTTTCGGGAGCTAGATGAGATTCTGCGTCCTGGGGATTTGCTGGTGTTGAATAACACGCAGGTCATTCCGGCGCGACTGCACGGGCACAAAACGACGGGGACTGAAGTGGAGATTCTGCTGCTCGAAGAACATCAGCAAAATCAGTGGTTAGCATTGGTCAAACCTGGAAGGCGTTTGAAGCCTGGCAATCAAATTGTGTTTAAGCCGCATGGGGAGACCGAGGTTGAGTTGACGGCATCGATTTTAGCGAGTGATCCAGAGACACGCGGGCGGATTCTGCAATTTCAGGCTTCAGACGGCCGATCTCTGCTTGAAGTGATTGACCAGTTTGGCGAAGTGCCTCTACCCCCATATATCCACGAAACTGAAGCAGAACCCAATCGGTATCAAACTGTGTACGCCGATCGCAGGGGAGCGGTTGCCGCACCGACCGCAGGACTCCACTTCACGCCCGAACTTCTAGAACGTTTAGAGCAAAAGGGCATCGAAAAGACTTTTATTACGCTGCACGTTGGGGTAGGCACGTTTCGTCCGGTCGAAGTTGAAGATATCACGCAACATCAGATGCACGGAGAATGGATCGAGGTTTCTCCGAAAGCGGTGGAGAAGATTCGAGAAACGCAAGCGAGAGGGGGACGAGTGTTTGCGGTGGGGACAACTGTGGTGCGATCGCTCGAAGGGGCATCGCAGTCGGGTCAGATTGAACCTTACTGCGGCAAGACAAATTTATTTATCTATCCGGGCTATGAGTGGCGCACCGTTAACGGTTTGATTACAAATTTTCACTTACCAAAGTCCAGTTTATTGATGTTAGTCAGCGCCTTGATTGGACGTGAGCGGTTGTTAAAGCTGTACCAGGATGCGATCGAGAACGAATATCGCTTCTATTCTTTTGGTGATGCGATGCTAATTCTGCCGGAAGCGCGATTACATTAG
- a CDS encoding YraN family protein, whose amino-acid sequence MDQPNSTSNLGTSGEDFVADWLQSQGALILARQWTCRSGELDLVVKTSDAIAERGASIVAFVEVKTRSRGNWDSDGVLSITPAKQRKLLTTAKFFLLTHPHLSEFPCRFDVALVRYQAQTRKRGNQPSAATSPHLTKNQFSIQNYIRDAFS is encoded by the coding sequence GTGGATCAGCCGAATTCGACATCTAATCTCGGAACCTCCGGCGAAGACTTCGTTGCGGACTGGCTTCAGTCACAGGGAGCGCTAATCTTGGCGCGCCAATGGACTTGTCGATCGGGTGAACTCGATCTGGTGGTCAAAACCAGCGATGCGATCGCAGAGCGCGGTGCGAGCATCGTTGCCTTTGTCGAAGTCAAAACCCGCAGTCGAGGCAATTGGGACAGCGATGGGGTTCTATCAATCACGCCAGCCAAGCAAAGAAAACTCCTCACCACAGCAAAGTTCTTTTTGCTCACGCATCCACACCTGTCAGAATTCCCTTGTCGCTTTGATGTTGCCCTCGTCCGATATCAGGCTCAGACACGAAAAAGGGGAAATCAGCCTTCTGCGGCGACTTCCCCCCACCTCACCAAAAATCAATTCTCAATACAAAACTATATCCGCGATGCGTTTAGTTAA
- a CDS encoding pentapeptide repeat-containing protein, producing the protein MRSNCLKSFVCAVVALFASWMLFAAPVFALDYTKEILIGADFSGQDLTDSEFTKANLRDGNLSHTNLRGVRFFATNLDRANLEGADLRDCVLDSARLTRANLTNANLEGAFAANAKFEGAIIDGADFTDVLLRPDAQKILCSVAKGTNPTTGRDTRETLYCD; encoded by the coding sequence ATGCGTTCTAATTGCTTAAAAAGTTTCGTTTGCGCGGTCGTGGCTCTATTCGCGTCTTGGATGCTCTTCGCTGCACCCGTTTTTGCGCTGGACTACACCAAAGAAATCCTAATCGGGGCTGATTTTTCAGGGCAGGATTTAACCGATTCGGAGTTTACCAAAGCGAATTTGCGCGACGGTAATTTGAGCCATACGAACTTGAGAGGCGTGAGATTTTTTGCGACGAACCTAGACCGAGCGAACTTAGAAGGGGCAGATTTGCGCGACTGTGTACTGGATTCAGCCCGATTAACCCGCGCCAACTTGACCAATGCCAATTTAGAAGGCGCATTTGCCGCAAATGCAAAATTTGAGGGCGCGATCATCGATGGAGCCGACTTTACCGATGTTCTGCTCAGACCCGATGCCCAAAAGATTCTGTGCTCTGTGGCAAAGGGAACGAATCCGACAACCGGACGCGACACCCGCGAAACGCTTTACTGTGACTGA